One genomic segment of Helianthus annuus cultivar XRQ/B chromosome 14, HanXRQr2.0-SUNRISE, whole genome shotgun sequence includes these proteins:
- the LOC110908024 gene encoding uncharacterized protein LOC110908024 — MAKVIEKFFIASIFMWSIPIAILYAFNNNLFPGASDMSPYSLTLISGFLAVISVNIVIAFYIYLAMKEPSDKHEPDPKFVSEAEASVKHLVPDQTHESSSTSKKDE, encoded by the exons ATGGCAAAAGTTATAGAAAAGTTCTTTATCGCATCCATATTTATGTGGTCGATTCCTATTGCAATTCTGTATGCCTTCAACAACAATTTATTTCCCG GTGCTTCGGACATGTCTCCGTATTCGTTGACACTTATAAGCGGGTTTCTTGCTGTGATATCTGTTAATATTGTAATTGCGTTCTACATATATTTGGCAATGAAAGAGCCATCTGATAAACACGAGCCAGACCCTAAGTTTGTTTCAGAAGCCGAGGCTAGTGTCAAACACTTGGTACCAGATCAAACTCATGAAAGCTCATCAACCAGTAAAAAAGATGAGTAA